One window from the genome of Rhodopseudomonas sp. P2A-2r encodes:
- a CDS encoding nitrile hydratase accessory protein produces the protein MTVDPQAAQRATAALPGIPVDADGPVFREPWEAQAFAMALALHERGLFTWTEWAAALAAEIKLAQAAGDADTGETYYRHWLATLEGLVATKGVASAEMLHRYRDAWDHAADRTPHGQPIVLTPADFAH, from the coding sequence ATGACTGTTGATCCGCAGGCCGCGCAGCGCGCCACGGCAGCCCTGCCCGGCATTCCCGTCGATGCCGACGGGCCGGTGTTTCGCGAGCCCTGGGAGGCCCAGGCCTTTGCCATGGCGCTGGCGCTGCACGAGCGCGGCCTGTTCACCTGGACCGAATGGGCGGCGGCGCTGGCCGCGGAGATCAAGCTCGCCCAGGCGGCCGGCGACGCCGACACCGGCGAAACCTATTACCGGCACTGGCTGGCCACGCTGGAAGGCCTGGTCGCCACCAAGGGTGTCGCCTCGGCCGAGATGCTGCATCGCTACCGCGATGCCTGGGACCACGCCGCCGACCGCACCCCGCATGGCCAGCCGATCGTACTGACACCGGCGGATTTTGCGCATTAA
- the hfq gene encoding RNA chaperone Hfq, producing MAADRAQNLQDTFLNHVRKTKTPLTIFLVNGVKLQGIVTWFDNFCLLLRRDGHSQLVYKHAISTIMPGAPIQLFEGGEDAPA from the coding sequence ATGGCGGCAGACCGCGCACAGAATCTACAGGACACCTTCCTCAACCACGTACGTAAAACAAAGACGCCCCTGACGATCTTTCTGGTCAACGGAGTGAAGCTGCAGGGTATTGTCACATGGTTCGACAATTTCTGTCTGCTGCTGCGCCGTGATGGTCACTCTCAGCTTGTGTACAAACACGCAATCTCGACCATCATGCCGGGCGCTCCGATCCAGCTGTTCGAAGGCGGCGAGGACGCACCAGCTTGA
- the aspT gene encoding aspartate-alanine antiporter has product MTVVRELFASQPLVALFITIALGYFVGKFRVQKFVLGGIAGTLLVGVVIGQIGINIDSGIKAIFFALFIYAVGFQGGPQFFHALNRRSLNQLVSAFVMCAVGLLCVLGAAWMFDLDRGMAAGLAAGGLTQSAIIGTAGDAIGKLGLSADLTKIMQTNVAVGYAVCYIFGSLGPIIMVTWFFPTIMKWDIRAEAIKLAQQMSGGHAELDPGQFNAIRSVVTRFYAIDAQGRAAGKTVLEINELITDAAIEAVLRDGSPIQFDDTTRLQVGNLLAVTGRVGTMASASDLFGAEVAAPAGFQLVEENREIILTNRALSGRTIADIHDHASVETRHGVFLTEVKRMGLGLPLLGKLEVKSGDELHFVGSPKDLDRVQAKIGYKISAAAVTDFVFFGIGMAIGILIGMIEFRLWGVPVSIGSGGGCLLSGLLFGWLRSVHPNFAALPLGASNFLRDFGLAVFVGIVGITAGPQALVAIKQSGLTLLFLGVAVTLVPQIVTFFFSYYVLGIRNPIEALACVAGGRSANPAFAALLEKAGNATPVVSFTVTYAVANVFLTLWGPIIVGIITKNATP; this is encoded by the coding sequence ATGACCGTCGTGCGCGAGCTCTTCGCCAGCCAACCGCTGGTGGCGTTGTTCATTACCATTGCCCTCGGCTATTTCGTCGGCAAGTTCAGGGTGCAGAAATTTGTCCTCGGCGGCATTGCCGGCACGCTGCTGGTCGGCGTGGTGATCGGCCAGATCGGCATCAACATCGATAGTGGCATCAAGGCGATCTTCTTCGCGCTGTTCATCTATGCGGTCGGCTTCCAGGGCGGCCCGCAATTCTTCCATGCGCTCAACCGCCGCTCGCTCAACCAGCTGGTCTCGGCCTTCGTGATGTGCGCCGTCGGCCTGCTCTGCGTGCTCGGCGCCGCCTGGATGTTCGATCTCGATCGCGGCATGGCTGCGGGCCTCGCCGCCGGCGGCCTCACGCAGTCGGCGATCATCGGCACCGCAGGCGACGCCATCGGCAAGCTCGGGCTCTCGGCCGACCTCACCAAGATCATGCAGACCAACGTCGCGGTCGGCTACGCCGTCTGTTACATCTTCGGCTCGCTCGGCCCGATCATCATGGTCACCTGGTTCTTCCCGACCATCATGAAGTGGGACATCCGCGCGGAGGCGATCAAGCTTGCCCAGCAAATGTCGGGCGGCCATGCCGAACTCGATCCCGGCCAGTTCAACGCGATCCGCAGCGTCGTGACACGTTTCTACGCGATCGACGCGCAGGGCAGGGCTGCCGGCAAGACCGTACTCGAGATCAACGAACTCATCACCGATGCGGCCATCGAAGCCGTGCTGCGCGACGGCTCGCCGATCCAATTCGACGACACCACCCGTCTGCAGGTCGGCAACTTGCTCGCCGTCACCGGCAGGGTCGGGACGATGGCGAGCGCCAGCGACCTGTTCGGCGCCGAAGTTGCCGCGCCCGCAGGCTTCCAGCTGGTCGAGGAGAACCGCGAGATCATCCTCACCAACCGCGCGCTCAGCGGTCGCACCATCGCCGACATCCACGACCACGCCAGCGTAGAGACCCGCCATGGCGTGTTCCTCACCGAAGTGAAGCGGATGGGGCTCGGGCTGCCCCTGCTCGGCAAGCTCGAAGTCAAGTCCGGCGACGAATTGCACTTCGTCGGCAGTCCGAAGGATCTCGACCGGGTGCAGGCGAAGATCGGTTACAAGATCAGCGCCGCGGCGGTCACCGACTTCGTGTTCTTCGGCATCGGCATGGCGATCGGCATCCTGATCGGCATGATCGAATTCCGCTTATGGGGCGTCCCGGTGTCCATCGGCAGCGGCGGCGGCTGCCTGCTGTCCGGCCTGCTGTTCGGCTGGCTGCGCAGCGTGCACCCGAACTTTGCGGCTTTGCCGCTGGGCGCCTCGAACTTTCTGCGCGATTTCGGTCTCGCGGTGTTCGTCGGCATCGTCGGCATTACCGCCGGACCGCAGGCACTGGTGGCCATCAAGCAATCCGGCCTGACGCTTTTGTTTCTTGGCGTCGCCGTAACGCTGGTACCCCAGATCGTGACGTTCTTCTTCTCCTATTACGTGCTGGGCATCCGCAATCCGATCGAGGCCTTAGCCTGCGTCGCCGGCGGTCGCAGTGCCAATCCGGCGTTTGCAGCGCTGCTTGAAAAGGCCGGCAACGCCACGCCGGTCGTGTCCTTCACGGTGACTTACGCCGTGGCCAACGTGTTCCTGACGCTGTGGGGGCCGATCATCGTCGGCATCATCACCAAGAACGCGACACCTTGA
- the hflX gene encoding GTPase HflX: MEPRSFEGGVDRPGSAQGEHSGRVVVIGPYLRERRGDAESQAQIHVRNADARLEEAVGLARAIDLTIAEAIVAPLAQIRPATYLGKGKVEEILGLIAGHDIELVVMDCALSPIQQRNLEKEWNTKVLDRTGLILEIFGRRAKTKEGALQVELAHLNYQRSRLVRSWTHLERQRGGFGFMGGPGETQIEADRRLIGDRITRIENEIKKVQATRRLHRAGRQRVPYRVVALVGYTNAGKSTLFNRLTRAEVTAADMLFATLDPTLRALTLPHGGKAMLSDTVGFISNLPTQLVAAFRATLEEVLEADIILHVRDISHEDADAQQSDVDKVLQQLGIDAEAGGRILEVWNKIDRFDPEQRENLANIAARRPPEKPCFMVSAETGEGIDALLNAIEERLAAARITLDLTIAASDGAGISWLHRNAEVLVKELHDDHFDMTVRVDETKRDIVMSKYKAVQHPDDATG; the protein is encoded by the coding sequence TTGGAACCCCGGAGCTTCGAAGGGGGCGTTGACCGTCCTGGGTCAGCGCAAGGCGAACACAGCGGGCGGGTGGTAGTCATCGGCCCGTATTTGCGTGAACGGCGTGGCGACGCCGAATCGCAAGCGCAGATTCATGTCCGCAATGCCGACGCCCGGCTCGAGGAAGCCGTCGGTCTGGCGCGGGCCATCGACTTGACCATCGCCGAGGCGATCGTCGCGCCGCTCGCCCAGATCCGGCCGGCCACCTATCTCGGCAAGGGCAAGGTCGAGGAAATCCTCGGCCTGATCGCCGGCCATGACATCGAGCTGGTGGTGATGGATTGCGCGCTATCGCCGATTCAGCAGCGCAACCTGGAAAAGGAATGGAACACCAAGGTGCTCGACCGCACCGGGTTGATTCTGGAAATTTTCGGCCGCCGCGCCAAGACCAAGGAGGGCGCGCTGCAGGTCGAACTCGCCCATCTCAACTATCAGCGCAGCCGGCTGGTGCGGTCATGGACCCATCTGGAGCGCCAGCGCGGTGGCTTCGGCTTCATGGGCGGCCCCGGCGAAACCCAGATCGAGGCCGACCGCCGGCTGATCGGCGACCGCATCACGCGCATCGAGAACGAGATCAAGAAGGTCCAGGCGACGCGCCGGCTGCATCGTGCCGGCCGCCAGCGCGTGCCCTATCGCGTCGTGGCGCTGGTCGGCTACACCAACGCCGGCAAGTCTACGCTGTTCAACCGGCTGACCCGCGCCGAGGTCACCGCCGCCGACATGCTGTTCGCGACGCTCGATCCGACCTTGCGCGCGCTGACGCTGCCGCATGGCGGCAAGGCGATGCTGTCGGACACAGTCGGCTTCATTTCGAACCTGCCGACGCAACTCGTCGCCGCCTTCCGCGCCACGCTGGAAGAGGTGCTGGAAGCCGATATCATCCTGCACGTCCGCGACATCTCCCATGAAGACGCCGACGCCCAGCAGAGCGACGTCGACAAGGTGCTGCAGCAGCTCGGCATCGACGCCGAGGCCGGCGGCCGCATCCTCGAAGTCTGGAACAAGATCGACCGGTTCGACCCCGAGCAGCGCGAGAACCTCGCCAACATCGCCGCGCGCCGTCCGCCGGAAAAGCCGTGCTTCATGGTCTCAGCTGAAACCGGCGAGGGCATCGATGCATTGCTCAACGCCATCGAGGAGCGGCTGGCGGCGGCGCGGATCACACTCGACCTGACCATCGCCGCTTCCGACGGCGCCGGCATCAGCTGGCTGCATCGCAACGCCGAGGTGCTGGTCAAGGAACTGCATGACGATCATTTCGACATGACCGTACGCGTCGACGAGACCAAGCGCGACATCGTGATGAGCAAGTACAAGGCCGTGCAGCATCCTGACGATGCGACGGGGTAA
- a CDS encoding sigma-54-dependent transcriptional regulator, with protein MANDILIVDDEADIRDLVAGILEDEGFTTRTARDSDSALAEISNRRPNLVFLDIWLQGSKLDGLQLLEQVKRDHTEMPVVMISGHGNIETAVAAIKRGAYDFIEKPFKADRLILVATRALETSRLKREVKELKQLAPVASSLTGRSAAMNQLRQTIDRAAKANSRILIVGPSGAGKELAARTLHNASQRAEGPFVVINAAAITPERMEVELFGIEQTNGEQARKAGALEEAHGGTLFLDEIGDLPRETQNKILRVLVDQTFTRAGGTTKVHVDVRIISSTARNLEEEIAEGRFREDLYHRLSVVPIRVPPLSEHREDIPELIEYFMEQISVATGLPKRQIGQDAMAVLQSHVWPGNIRQLRNNVERVMILAGGGPEVIITADMLPQDVGSMVPSMPTSNNGEHIMGLPLREAREVFERDYLIAQISRFSGNISRTAEFVGMERSALHRKLKALGVG; from the coding sequence ATGGCAAATGACATTCTCATCGTCGATGACGAAGCCGATATTCGCGATCTGGTGGCGGGCATCCTCGAGGACGAAGGCTTCACCACGCGCACCGCGCGCGACAGCGACAGCGCACTGGCGGAAATCTCCAACCGCCGTCCCAACCTGGTGTTCCTCGACATCTGGCTGCAGGGCAGCAAGCTGGATGGTCTGCAACTGCTCGAACAGGTCAAGCGCGACCACACCGAAATGCCGGTGGTAATGATTTCCGGCCACGGCAATATCGAGACCGCCGTCGCTGCCATCAAGCGCGGCGCCTATGACTTCATCGAAAAGCCGTTCAAGGCCGACCGCCTGATCCTGGTGGCGACGCGGGCGCTGGAAACCTCGCGGCTGAAACGCGAGGTCAAGGAACTCAAGCAACTCGCGCCGGTGGCAAGTTCGCTGACCGGCCGTTCGGCGGCCATGAACCAGTTGCGCCAGACCATCGACCGCGCGGCAAAGGCCAACAGCCGCATCCTGATCGTCGGCCCGTCCGGCGCCGGCAAGGAACTGGCGGCGCGCACGCTGCACAATGCCTCGCAGCGCGCCGAAGGCCCGTTCGTCGTCATCAATGCCGCGGCGATCACACCGGAGCGCATGGAGGTCGAACTGTTCGGTATCGAGCAGACCAACGGCGAACAGGCCCGCAAGGCCGGCGCGCTGGAGGAAGCCCATGGCGGCACGCTGTTCCTCGACGAGATCGGTGACCTGCCACGCGAGACCCAGAACAAGATCCTGCGCGTGCTGGTCGACCAGACGTTCACGCGGGCGGGGGGCACCACCAAGGTCCATGTCGACGTCCGCATCATCTCCTCCACCGCGCGCAATCTCGAGGAGGAAATCGCCGAAGGCCGCTTCCGCGAGGATCTCTATCACCGCCTCTCGGTGGTGCCGATCCGCGTGCCGCCTTTGTCCGAGCATCGTGAGGACATTCCGGAGCTGATCGAGTATTTCATGGAGCAGATTTCGGTGGCCACCGGCCTGCCGAAACGCCAGATCGGCCAGGACGCCATGGCCGTGCTGCAGTCGCATGTCTGGCCCGGCAACATCCGGCAGCTCCGCAACAACGTCGAGCGCGTGATGATTCTCGCCGGCGGCGGCCCGGAGGTGATCATCACCGCCGACATGCTGCCGCAGGACGTCGGCTCCATGGTGCCGTCGATGCCCACCAGCAACAATGGCGAGCACATCATGGGTCTGCCCTTGCGCGAGGCCCGCGAAGTGTTCGAACGCGATTATCTGATCGCCCAGATCAGTCGTTTTTCCGGGAATATCTCGCGCACCGCGGAATTTGTCGGTATGGAACGCTCGGCCCTGCACCGCAAACTCAAGGCGCTCGGCGTCGGCTAA
- the nthB gene encoding nitrile hydratase subunit beta produces the protein MNGVHDMGGMDGFGKVEPEANEPMFHHEWESRVMAMVRAMGAAGAFNIDASRFYREMLRPDIYLSSSYYRKWLLGLEDLLVARGYVAREEIAAGHASAPPKALSRGAFTVGDVERVMIRGAFGRPAPAPAKFKAGDRVRAKNIHPVTHTRLPRYVRGHVGVIERDHGCHVFPDTAAHDAGENPQWLYTVVFDGAELWGPDGDPTLKVSIEAFEPYLDAAQ, from the coding sequence ATGAACGGCGTCCACGACATGGGCGGCATGGACGGCTTTGGCAAGGTGGAGCCTGAAGCCAACGAGCCGATGTTTCACCACGAATGGGAATCGCGCGTGATGGCCATGGTGCGCGCCATGGGTGCCGCCGGCGCCTTCAACATCGATGCGTCGCGTTTTTATCGCGAGATGCTGCGGCCCGACATCTACCTGTCGAGCAGCTACTACCGGAAATGGCTGCTCGGTCTGGAAGACCTGCTGGTGGCCAGGGGCTATGTCGCCCGCGAGGAGATTGCAGCGGGCCACGCGTCGGCCCCGCCGAAAGCGCTGTCGCGCGGTGCGTTCACGGTCGGCGATGTCGAGCGCGTGATGATCCGTGGTGCGTTCGGCCGCCCGGCCCCGGCCCCGGCGAAATTCAAGGCCGGCGACCGCGTGCGCGCCAAAAACATCCATCCCGTCACGCATACGCGGCTGCCGCGCTATGTGCGCGGCCATGTCGGGGTGATCGAGCGCGACCACGGCTGTCATGTGTTTCCCGACACTGCCGCCCATGACGCCGGCGAGAACCCGCAATGGCTCTACACCGTGGTTTTCGATGGTGCGGAATTGTGGGGCCCGGACGGCGATCCAACCCTGAAAGTGTCGATCGAGGCCTTCGAGCCGTATCTGGACGCCGCCCAATGA
- a CDS encoding D-amino-acid transaminase gives MSRIAYVNGHYQNLRDAAVNVEDRGYQFADGIYEVCEIIGGKMVDFPRHMARMQRSLRELRMAEAMPLASLKIVMQEVIRRNRISYGIVYLQISRGVAHRDHGFPSPEVKPSLVITAKSLNFAKNQAQAARGVKVITTAENRWPRVDIKTVGLLPNVLARQEARDKGAYEAWYVDADGFVTEGASCNAWIVTRDGKVVTRSAERGILSGITRAVLIEVLESLQLKLEERNFTPEEAYQAAEAFVSSASQIVMPVISIDGKTIGDGKPGAIATRLREEFHRFSAIS, from the coding sequence ATGTCGCGCATTGCCTATGTAAACGGTCACTATCAAAACCTGCGCGATGCCGCCGTGAATGTCGAAGACCGCGGCTATCAGTTCGCCGACGGCATCTATGAGGTCTGCGAAATCATCGGCGGCAAGATGGTGGATTTTCCCCGCCATATGGCGCGGATGCAGCGCTCGCTGCGCGAGCTGCGCATGGCCGAGGCGATGCCGCTGGCATCCTTGAAGATCGTGATGCAGGAGGTGATCCGGCGCAACCGCATCAGCTACGGCATCGTCTATCTGCAGATCAGCCGCGGCGTCGCCCACCGCGACCATGGCTTTCCGTCGCCGGAGGTGAAGCCGAGCCTGGTCATCACCGCCAAGTCGCTCAACTTTGCCAAGAACCAGGCCCAGGCCGCGCGCGGCGTCAAGGTGATCACCACCGCCGAAAACCGCTGGCCGCGCGTCGACATCAAGACCGTCGGTCTGTTGCCGAACGTGCTGGCGCGCCAGGAAGCGCGCGACAAGGGAGCCTATGAGGCCTGGTATGTGGATGCCGACGGCTTTGTGACCGAGGGCGCCTCGTGCAACGCCTGGATCGTCACCCGCGACGGCAAGGTGGTCACGCGCAGCGCCGAACGTGGCATTTTGTCGGGCATCACCCGCGCGGTTCTGATCGAGGTGCTGGAGTCGCTGCAGCTCAAGCTCGAAGAACGGAACTTCACGCCGGAGGAGGCTTATCAGGCCGCCGAGGCTTTCGTTTCCTCGGCGAGTCAGATTGTAATGCCCGTCATCAGCATCGACGGCAAAACCATTGGCGACGGCAAGCCGGGCGCGATCGCCACGCGATTGCGCGAGGAATTTCATCGATTTTCGGCGATTTCCTGA
- the queC gene encoding 7-cyano-7-deazaguanine synthase QueC, producing MTDDLSQETALVLFSGGQDSATCLAWALARFKRVEMLGFSYGQRHLIELDSREKLLDGIKALNPGWAAKLGDSHTLDIPTLSVISDTALTRDVAIEMGAGGLPNTFVPGRNLVFLTFAAALAYRRGIAHIIGGMCETDYSGYPDCRDDTIRALQTALNLGMDRQFELHTPLMWRDKAATWALAHELGGAGLVDLIREHSHTCYLGQRGALHDWGYGCGKCPACELRAKGWREFSARPA from the coding sequence ATGACCGACGATCTTTCACAAGAAACCGCTCTGGTGCTGTTCTCCGGCGGCCAGGATTCCGCCACCTGCCTGGCCTGGGCGCTGGCAAGGTTCAAGCGTGTCGAGATGCTCGGCTTCAGCTACGGCCAGCGCCACCTGATCGAACTCGACAGCCGCGAAAAGTTGCTCGACGGGATCAAGGCGCTGAACCCAGGCTGGGCCGCCAAGCTGGGCGACAGCCATACGCTGGACATCCCGACGCTGAGTGTGATCTCCGACACCGCGCTGACCCGCGACGTGGCCATCGAGATGGGGGCAGGCGGGCTGCCCAACACCTTCGTGCCCGGCCGCAACCTGGTGTTCCTGACCTTCGCCGCCGCGCTGGCCTATCGCCGCGGCATCGCCCACATCATCGGCGGCATGTGCGAGACCGACTATTCCGGCTATCCGGACTGCCGCGACGACACCATCCGCGCGCTGCAGACCGCGCTTAATCTCGGCATGGACCGCCAATTCGAACTGCACACGCCATTGATGTGGCGTGACAAGGCAGCGACCTGGGCGCTGGCCCATGAACTCGGCGGCGCCGGTCTGGTGGACCTGATCCGCGAGCACTCCCACACCTGCTATCTCGGCCAACGCGGCGCGCTGCACGACTGGGGCTATGGCTGCGGCAAATGTCCGGCGTGCGAGCTGCGGGCGAAGGGATGGCGGGAGTTTTCGGCGAGACCGGCATAG
- a CDS encoding bifunctional aspartate transaminase/aspartate 4-decarboxylase: MNKPEQDFSKFEGLSPFELKDKLMAVASSDAQRLMLNAGRGNPNFLATLPRWAFLSLGEFAMLEAERAYSYLDSGFGGLPELRGIVQRFEAYATHHTDTDGIKFLRSAISYVKDQLGLDREAFLFEMVAAFLGCNYPTPPRMLVHCEEIVKAYLAKEMFGPLRSEGRFDVFATEGGTAAMTYIFQSLSVNKLIAKGDKIAIATPIFSPYLEIPVLAEYGLDVVDVRMDEASDWQFSDKEMAKLLDPAVKVFFLVNPSNPPSSKLSDMVLGRLATLINDKRPDLLVVTDDVYGTFADDFVSLFAKCPRNTLCVYSFSKFFGATGWRLGVIALHQDNAIDAALAKLPEATRKLLDTRYESLTTTPRELRFIDRLVADSRAVALNHTAGLSLPQQLQMALFALNGLMDRQEQYKNAAKQLIRQRYQTLYRNMGVAAPHKPCDVNYYTLIDLQELGGKLYGPDFERWFIKGDLGTRFLFRLAEETGVVLLPGKGFEVVDTSARVSLANLTDIEYAAIGRFTRKVLDEYFEDSKKDLGTQAVAVPAK, translated from the coding sequence ATGAACAAGCCAGAACAGGATTTCAGCAAGTTCGAAGGTCTCAGTCCGTTCGAACTCAAGGATAAGCTGATGGCGGTGGCGTCGTCCGACGCCCAGCGGCTGATGCTGAACGCGGGCAGGGGCAATCCCAACTTCCTTGCCACGCTGCCGCGCTGGGCATTCCTCAGCCTCGGCGAGTTCGCCATGCTGGAAGCCGAGCGCGCCTATTCCTATCTCGACAGCGGCTTCGGCGGCCTGCCGGAATTGCGCGGCATCGTGCAGCGCTTCGAGGCCTATGCGACGCATCACACCGACACCGACGGCATCAAGTTCCTGCGCTCTGCCATTTCCTATGTGAAGGATCAGCTCGGCCTTGACCGCGAAGCCTTCCTGTTCGAGATGGTCGCGGCGTTCCTGGGCTGCAACTATCCGACGCCACCGCGCATGCTCGTGCACTGCGAGGAGATCGTCAAAGCCTATCTCGCCAAGGAAATGTTCGGACCGCTACGATCGGAAGGCAGGTTCGATGTGTTCGCCACCGAGGGCGGCACCGCGGCGATGACCTACATTTTCCAGAGTCTCAGCGTCAACAAGCTGATTGCGAAAGGCGACAAGATCGCCATCGCCACGCCGATCTTCTCGCCCTATCTGGAAATTCCCGTACTGGCCGAATACGGCCTCGATGTTGTCGACGTGCGCATGGATGAGGCCTCCGACTGGCAGTTCTCCGACAAGGAGATGGCAAAACTGCTGGACCCCGCGGTCAAGGTGTTCTTCCTGGTCAATCCCAGCAATCCGCCATCGTCGAAATTGTCCGACATGGTGCTCGGCAGACTGGCTACACTGATCAACGACAAGCGGCCGGACCTGCTGGTGGTCACCGACGATGTCTATGGCACCTTCGCCGATGACTTCGTCTCGCTGTTCGCCAAATGCCCGCGCAACACGTTGTGCGTCTATTCGTTTTCGAAATTCTTCGGAGCGACCGGCTGGAGGCTTGGCGTCATCGCGCTGCATCAGGACAATGCCATCGATGCCGCGCTGGCGAAATTGCCGGAAGCCACCAGGAAGCTGCTCGACACGCGCTACGAGTCGCTGACGACAACGCCGCGCGAGCTGCGCTTCATCGACCGTCTGGTGGCAGACAGCCGGGCAGTGGCCCTCAACCACACCGCGGGTCTGTCGCTGCCGCAGCAGCTGCAGATGGCGCTGTTCGCACTGAACGGCCTGATGGACCGCCAGGAGCAGTACAAGAACGCCGCCAAGCAGCTGATCCGTCAACGCTACCAGACGCTGTATCGCAACATGGGCGTCGCTGCTCCGCATAAGCCCTGCGACGTCAACTATTACACCTTGATCGACCTGCAGGAACTCGGCGGCAAGCTGTATGGCCCGGACTTCGAGCGCTGGTTCATCAAGGGCGATCTCGGCACCCGCTTCCTGTTCCGGCTCGCCGAGGAAACCGGGGTGGTTCTGCTGCCGGGCAAGGGATTTGAGGTGGTCGACACATCGGCGCGGGTTTCGCTCGCCAATCTCACCGACATCGAATATGCCGCGATCGGCAGATTTACCCGCAAGGTGCTCGACGAGTATTTCGAGGATTCAAAGAAGGACCTCGGGACGCAGGCGGTCGCGGTGCCGGCGAAATAG
- the nthA gene encoding nitrile hydratase subunit alpha, protein MSEHHHDHDHDHSELSETELRVRALETVLTEKGYVDPAALDTIVQAYETRIGPHNGAQVVARAWTDPAFKQALLADGTKAVSTLGHVSRTGDHLVVVENTPERHNMVVCTLCSCYPWELLGLPPVWYKAEPYRSRAVKDPRGVLADFGVSLPGDVEIRVWDSTAETRFLVLPMRPAGTEGLSEAQLAELVTRDSMIGTGLATTPGALS, encoded by the coding sequence ATGAGCGAACATCATCACGATCATGATCACGACCATTCCGAATTGTCAGAAACCGAGCTCCGGGTCCGCGCCCTCGAGACCGTTCTGACCGAAAAAGGCTATGTCGATCCGGCGGCGCTGGACACCATCGTCCAGGCCTACGAGACCAGGATTGGCCCGCACAACGGCGCCCAGGTGGTGGCGCGGGCCTGGACCGATCCGGCGTTCAAGCAGGCGCTGCTCGCCGACGGCACCAAGGCCGTCAGCACGCTCGGCCATGTCAGCCGCACCGGCGACCATCTGGTGGTCGTCGAGAACACGCCTGAACGCCACAACATGGTCGTCTGCACTCTGTGCTCCTGCTATCCGTGGGAACTGCTCGGCCTGCCGCCGGTCTGGTACAAGGCGGAGCCGTATCGCTCGCGCGCGGTCAAGGATCCGCGCGGCGTGCTGGCGGATTTCGGCGTCAGCCTGCCCGGGGATGTCGAGATCCGGGTGTGGGATTCCACGGCGGAGACGCGCTTCCTGGTGCTGCCGATGCGCCCCGCAGGCACGGAAGGTTTGAGCGAGGCGCAACTCGCCGAACTGGTGACGCGGGACTCGATGATCGGCACCGGCCTGGCGACGACACCGGGCGCGCTGTCATGA
- a CDS encoding outer membrane protein, producing MKRLIPTLLAIGFFAADSHAADLPYATKAPRVSPATNWSGFYIGANAGYTESVSSSGLGVKGVRAGGTLGYNYQAGLFVGGIEVDAHWGDVKSSAANVRLAAGLPLLNTLDHKVKASGSVRGRLGVAFDTVLIYGTGGYAWADNQISFTLPGNSFSDSQMHSGWVAGGGVEWMFVPKWSLKAEYLYRSLSGEKYFASLVPAGIASGVANSNAGQVGVNYHF from the coding sequence ATGAAGCGCTTGATACCAACTTTGCTCGCAATCGGCTTTTTTGCGGCTGATTCCCATGCGGCCGACCTGCCATATGCCACCAAGGCGCCGCGCGTCTCGCCGGCCACCAACTGGAGCGGATTCTACATCGGCGCCAACGCCGGCTACACGGAGAGTGTCAGCAGCAGCGGCCTCGGCGTCAAAGGCGTACGGGCAGGCGGCACGCTCGGATACAACTATCAGGCCGGCCTCTTTGTCGGCGGAATCGAGGTCGACGCGCATTGGGGCGACGTCAAGTCTTCCGCAGCCAACGTCAGACTCGCTGCGGGTCTTCCGCTGCTCAACACTCTCGACCACAAGGTGAAAGCCTCGGGATCGGTCCGCGGCCGACTCGGCGTCGCCTTCGACACCGTCCTGATCTACGGCACCGGCGGCTATGCCTGGGCCGACAACCAGATTTCCTTCACATTGCCCGGTAACAGCTTCAGCGACAGCCAAATGCACAGTGGCTGGGTCGCCGGCGGCGGTGTCGAATGGATGTTTGTGCCGAAATGGTCGCTCAAGGCTGAATATCTGTATCGCAGCCTGTCCGGCGAAAAATACTTCGCCAGCCTGGTGCCGGCCGGCATCGCGTCCGGCGTGGCGAACTCCAATGCGGGACAGGTCGGTGTGAACTACCATTTCTAG